A single region of the Liolophura sinensis isolate JHLJ2023 chromosome 9, CUHK_Ljap_v2, whole genome shotgun sequence genome encodes:
- the LOC135475878 gene encoding leucine-rich repeats and immunoglobulin-like domains protein 1, producing the protein MQRILILVSVLNGAYLVSCATDISSCDLPLNIQCNCTLDVSLGAYNISCEGSVTDSLILAGNSTQPIKIYHLDLSSNQMAGIPENFLQGISEVSFLDLSNNSLTDIPVAIFMPGLSVGELCLDRNLIQLLNVSHLSPLTNMSRLVLSNNNITEVTGRLSYNASEGIPALDLSFNRLTKLDPTVLFYLSDVHSLDLSHNSLQTLDIFPSMLTKHLNLSYNRLSNLASETFQHMAHLQELKLANNNFQHAVPQWFTGLQSLTTLDLSHNNISRLANMLLANLPRIHTLDLSHNQLVKVGSQEFTGIKSSLKTLNLGFNRISAVDKFSFVWLEHLTSLILAANHQLNSLYQVQLPPHVAFLDLTNCSISELYACDFNRLVDLKYLHLQGNNLTCDCHMTWLLKWWQDSMDRDLRIQTEKDQPWICKVQDSLLNFHTFPSEEFVCHEKAHKLAFCESNPEPEYQTNSNASDSIPMAEDIDLQMNTTTDSESILCRWSISSAYPIYGFKFVFSGSEEGVKVSPWIHRSQREYIMNDILSYTNYNVCINAYHNQTLLIATACDSIYVISYKVYVGIMAGMVAIIPCFIVLIIVIWKDRGASKYEPLLVNRDSHSKKEIGLRRGFMVTSAQPSTNQASNSKTSNICPKEIESYINESFAFTDESSYNSRSSQNKSLHPQPVNGTSEASAPKAKEDSSSLPWNSIGANIQCCDVDHSDFSTRV; encoded by the coding sequence ATGCAGCGTATACTGATTCTGGTCTCAGTCCTAAATGGTGCATACCTGGTCTCTTGTGCCACAGACATCTCATCATGTGACCTTCCACTAAACATACAGTGCAACTGTACCTTAGACGTCTCCCTGGGTGCTTACAACATATCCTGTGAAGGCAGTGTCACGGATAGTCTGATTCTGGCTGGAAATTCCactcagccaatcaaaatctATCATCTGGATCTCTCTTCCAATCAGATGGCGGGAATTCCAGAGAACTTTCTACAAGGAATTTCAGAAGTTTCCTTCTTGGATTTATCAAACAATTCACTTACGGATATCCCGGTGGCCATCTTCATGCCTGGTTTGTCTGTTGGTGAACTGTGCCTAGATCGTAACTTGATCCAGTTGCTGAATGTCAGCCATCTTTCTCCACTGACCAACATGAGTAGACTGGTTCTCTctaacaacaacatcacagaagTGACCGGTCGCCTTTCCTACAACGCCTCTGAGGGCATACCTGCCTTAGACCTGTCGTTCAACCGACTGACCAAGCTGGACCCAACAGTCCTCTTCTATTTAAGTGATGTCCACTCTCTTGACCTTAGCCATAACTCACTTCAGACCCTGGACATCTTCCCCAGCATGCTGACCAAACATCTCAACCTCAGCTACAACCGGCTTTCCAATCTGGCCAGTGAAACCTTTCAGCATATGGCTCATCTCCAGGAGCTGAAACTAGCAAACAATAACTTCCAGCATGCCGTGCCACAGTGGTTTACAGGCCTTCAAAGCCTGACAACTCTCGACTTATCCCACAACAACATATCTCGGCTGGCAAACATGCTGCTTGCAAACCTACCTCGAATTCACACCCTTGACCTCAGCCACAACCAGCTGGTCAAGGTCGGCTCGCAGGAGTTTACTGGGATCAAATCTTCTCTCAAAACTCTCAACCTTGGCTTTAACCGCATTTCAGCAGTGGACAAGTTCAGCTTTGTGTGGTTGGAGCACCTCACTAGCCTGATTCTTGCTGCCAACCACCAGTTGAACAGCCTCTACCAGGTTCAACTTCCACCTCATGTGGCCTTCTTGGACCTCACCAACTGCTCCATCAGCGAACTCTATGCCTGTGACTTCAACCGCCTAGTCGACCTGAAGTATCTCCATCTCCAAGGCAACAATCTCACATGTGACTGTCACATGACCTGGCTCCTCAAATGGTGGCAAGATTCCATGGACAGAGACTTGAGAATTCAGACTGAAAAGGACCAGCCTTGGATCTGCAAAGTGCAGGACTCTCTTCTGAATTTTCATACTTTTCCATCTGAGGAGTTTGTCTGCCATGAGAAAGCTCACAAATTGGCGTTCTGCGAATCCAATCCTGAACCGGAGTATCAAACCAACTCCAATGCATCTGACAGTATTCCGATGGCAGAGGACATTGACCTTCAGATGAATACCACGACCGACTCTGAATCCATCCTCTGTAGGTGGTCAATCAGTTCCGCATACCCCATCTACGGATTCAAGTTTGTGTTCTCCGGCTCGGAGGAGGGTGTGAAAGTGTCGCCATGGATACACAGATCGCAGAGAGAGTACATTATGAACGACATTCTCAGCTACACCAACTACAATGTGTGCATCAACGCCTACCATAACCAGACCCTGCTGATCGCCACAGCATGTGACTCCATCTACGTTATCTCCTACAAAGTCTATGTGGGCATAATGGCGGGAATGGTGGCCATCATTCCCTGCTTTATAGTACTCATCATCGTCATATGGAAGGACCGAGGGGCATCTAAATATGAGCCACTTCTAGTGAATAGAGACAGCCATTCGAAAAAGGAGATCGGATTGAGGCGTGGCTTCATGGTCACATCGGCCCAGCCGTCCACAAATCAGGCCTCCAACAGCAAAACCAGTAACATCTGCCCTAAAGAGATCGAAAGTTATATCAACGAATCATTTGCCTTCACAGACGAATCGAGTTACAACTCTAGAAGTAGTCAGAACAAGTCTCTCCATCCACAACCCGTCAATGGTACAAGTGAGGCAAGTGCGCCAAAGGCAAAGGAGGACAGTTCAAGTCTTCCATGGAATTCAATAGGTGCAAACATTCAGTGCTGTGATGTTGACCATAGTGATTTCTCTACCAGAGTGTGA